A genomic stretch from Mycobacterium malmoense includes:
- a CDS encoding DUF4177 domain-containing protein, with the protein MSQPTAWEYATVPLLTHATKQILDQWGADGWELVSVLPGPTGEQHVAYLKRPK; encoded by the coding sequence ATGAGCCAACCGACCGCATGGGAGTACGCCACCGTCCCGCTGCTGACGCACGCCACCAAGCAGATCCTCGACCAGTGGGGTGCCGACGGCTGGGAGCTGGTGTCGGTGCTGCCCGGGCCCACCGGCGAGCAGCACGTTGCGTACCTCAAGCGCCCCAAGTAG
- a CDS encoding ArsA-related P-loop ATPase encodes MATTPSGGSSVGWPARLSKARLHFVTGKGGTGKSTVAAALALTLAAGGRKVLLVEVEGRQGIAQLFDVPPLPYQELKIATAERGGQVNALAIDIEAAFLEYLDMFYNLGIAGRAMRRIGAIEFATTIAPGLRDVLLTGKIKESVVRLNKGAKTPVYDAVVVDAPPTGRIAHFLDVTKAVSDLAKGGPVHSQAEGVVKLLHSDQTAIHLVTLLEALPLQETLEAIEELAEMELPIGSVIVNRNIPSYLEPRDLAKAAEGDVDSDSVRAGLKMAGITLSDTDFAGLLTETIQHATVIAGRAEIAQQLDALKVPRLELPAISDGVDLGSLYELSESLAQQGVR; translated from the coding sequence GTGGCAACCACACCTAGCGGCGGCAGTTCCGTCGGCTGGCCGGCGCGCTTGTCCAAGGCCCGCTTGCATTTCGTGACCGGCAAGGGCGGCACGGGTAAATCGACGGTGGCGGCCGCGCTGGCGCTGACGTTGGCCGCGGGGGGCCGCAAGGTCCTGCTCGTCGAAGTCGAGGGCCGCCAAGGGATTGCGCAACTCTTCGACGTCCCGCCGCTGCCGTATCAGGAGCTCAAGATCGCCACCGCCGAACGCGGCGGCCAGGTCAACGCCTTGGCGATCGACATCGAGGCCGCGTTCCTGGAATACCTCGACATGTTCTACAACCTCGGCATCGCGGGCCGGGCGATGCGCCGCATCGGTGCGATCGAGTTCGCGACGACGATCGCGCCCGGCCTGCGCGACGTGCTGCTCACCGGCAAGATCAAGGAGTCGGTCGTGCGGCTGAACAAGGGGGCCAAGACCCCGGTCTATGACGCGGTTGTCGTGGATGCACCGCCGACGGGCCGGATCGCGCATTTCCTGGACGTCACCAAGGCGGTGTCCGACCTGGCCAAGGGCGGCCCGGTGCACTCGCAAGCCGAGGGTGTGGTGAAGCTGCTGCACTCCGACCAAACCGCCATCCACCTGGTTACTCTGCTGGAGGCGTTGCCGTTGCAGGAAACGCTGGAAGCCATCGAGGAGCTTGCGGAGATGGAGCTGCCGATCGGCAGCGTGATCGTGAACCGCAATATCCCGTCTTATTTGGAGCCGCGTGACCTGGCAAAGGCCGCCGAGGGAGATGTCGACTCGGACTCGGTGCGGGCCGGGCTGAAGATGGCCGGGATCACGCTCAGCGACACCGACTTCGCCGGCCTGCTGACCGAAACCATCCAGCACGCGACGGTGATCGCCGGGCGCGCCGAGATCGCACAACAGCTCGACGCGTTGAAGGTGCCGAGGCTAGAATTGCCGGCGATCTCCGACGGCGTCGACCTCGGCAGCCTGTATGAGCTTTCGGAATCTCTTGCGCAGCAAGGAGTTCGATGA
- a CDS encoding ArsA family ATPase, which produces MSTAPKTLDMAAILADTTNRVVVCCGAGGVGKTTTAAAMALRAAEYGRTVCVLTIDPAKRLAQALGVNDLGNTPQRVPLAPEVSGELHAMMLDMRRTFDEMVVQYSGPGRAQSILDNQFYQTVATSLAGTQEYMAMEKLGQLLNQDRWDLVVVDTPPSRNALDFLDAPKRLGSFMDSRLWRLLLAPGRGIGRLVTGAMGLAMKAMSTVLGSQMLGDAAAFVQSLDATFGGFREKADRTYALLKRRGTQFVVVSAAEPDALREAAFFVDRLSQESMPLAGLVLNRTHPTLCALPVERAIDGSETLEAETDSEAASLAAAVLRIHADRGQTAKREIRLLSRFTGAHPHVPVIGVPSLPFDVSDLDALRALADQITSVGDEAARAAER; this is translated from the coding sequence ATGAGCACCGCACCGAAAACCCTCGATATGGCGGCAATTCTGGCCGACACCACGAACCGAGTGGTGGTGTGCTGCGGCGCCGGTGGGGTGGGCAAGACCACGACCGCGGCCGCGATGGCGCTGCGGGCAGCCGAATATGGCCGCACCGTATGTGTTTTGACGATTGACCCGGCCAAGCGGTTGGCGCAAGCGCTGGGAGTCAACGACCTCGGCAACACGCCTCAGCGGGTGCCGCTGGCGCCCGAGGTCTCCGGCGAGCTGCACGCGATGATGCTCGACATGCGCCGCACCTTTGATGAAATGGTCGTCCAATACTCCGGACCCGGACGGGCACAGTCGATTCTGGACAATCAGTTCTACCAGACCGTCGCCACTTCGCTTGCCGGCACGCAAGAGTACATGGCGATGGAGAAGCTCGGCCAACTGCTGAATCAGGACCGCTGGGACCTGGTGGTGGTGGACACTCCTCCGTCGCGCAACGCGCTGGACTTCTTGGACGCGCCAAAACGACTGGGCAGCTTTATGGATAGCCGATTGTGGCGCCTGCTGCTTGCGCCCGGCCGGGGCATTGGGCGGTTGGTAACCGGCGCAATGGGTTTGGCGATGAAGGCGATGTCCACCGTGCTCGGTTCCCAAATGCTTGGCGACGCAGCAGCATTCGTGCAGTCCCTGGACGCCACATTCGGCGGTTTCCGCGAAAAGGCCGATCGCACCTACGCGCTGCTGAAAAGGCGCGGCACACAATTTGTCGTGGTGTCGGCGGCCGAACCCGACGCGCTGCGCGAGGCGGCCTTCTTTGTCGACCGGCTGTCGCAGGAGAGTATGCCGCTGGCGGGGCTGGTCTTGAACCGCACTCACCCGACGTTGTGTGCCCTACCGGTCGAGAGGGCGATCGACGGAAGCGAAACGCTGGAGGCCGAAACGGATTCGGAGGCCGCGTCACTGGCCGCGGCCGTGCTGAGGATTCATGCCGATCGGGGGCAAACCGCCAAGCGGGAAATCAGGTTGCTTTCCCGGTTCACCGGGGCCCATCCGCACGTGCCGGTGATCGGGGTTCCGTCACTGCCGTTCGACGTTTCGGACCTGGACGCGCTGCGCGCGCTCGCCGACCAGATCACTTCGGTCGGCGACGAAGCGGCCCGCGCAGCGGAACGCTGA
- a CDS encoding WhiB family transcriptional regulator: MSGTRPAADEPNIAAEQGVLRSVDAEDRIAWVSKALCRTTDPDELFVRGAAQRKAAVICRHCPVMQECGADALDNKVEFGVWGGMTERQRRALLKQHPEVVSWADFFEKRRNRSVG, encoded by the coding sequence GTGTCAGGAACACGGCCGGCCGCGGATGAACCAAATATTGCGGCTGAACAAGGGGTACTGCGCAGTGTCGACGCCGAGGATCGGATCGCCTGGGTCTCTAAAGCGTTGTGTCGAACCACTGACCCCGATGAACTGTTTGTTCGGGGCGCCGCCCAACGTAAGGCGGCTGTGATCTGCCGTCATTGCCCGGTAATGCAAGAGTGCGGGGCGGACGCGCTGGATAACAAGGTCGAGTTCGGGGTCTGGGGCGGCATGACCGAGCGTCAGCGCCGAGCCCTGCTCAAGCAGCACCCCGAGGTCGTCTCGTGGGCGGACTTCTTCGAAAAGCGCAGAAACCGGAGTGTCGGCTGA
- the ponA2 gene encoding transglycosylase/D,D-transpeptidase PonA2, whose translation MPDRPPAAVTLLKLAGCCLLASVVATALMFPLAGGLGLMSNRASEVVANGSAQLLQGEVPAVSTMVDKKGNVIAWLYSQRRFEVPTDKIANTMKLAIVSIEDKRFADHNGVDWKGTLTGLAGYARGDVDTRGGSTIEQQYVKNYQLLVTARTDAEKRAAVETTPARKLREIRMALTLDKTFTKPEILTRYLNLVSFGNNSFGVQDAAQTYFGINSSELNWQQAALLAGIVQSTSTLNPYTNPDGALARRNLVLDTMIENLPQEADALRAAKAAPLGILPQPNELPRGCIAAGDRAFFCDYVQEYLSRAGISKEQVARGGYLIRTTLDPDVQVPVKAAIDKFASPTLGGISSVMSVIAPGRDSHKVMAMASNRKYGLDVDAGETMRPQPFSLVGDGAGSVFKIFTTAAALDMGMGINATLEVPGRFQAKGMGSGGAKGCPKDTWCVINAGNYRGSMNVTDALATSPNTAFAKLIQQVGVTRTVDMAIKLGLRSYANPGTARDYNPDSNESLADFVKRQNIGSFTLGPIEVNALELSNVAATLASGGVWCPPNPIDKLFDRHGNEVAVTTETCDQVVPEGLANTLANAMSKDALGGGTAAGSASAAGWDLPMSGKTGTTEAHRSSGFVGFTSHYAAANYIYDDSPTPTDLCSAPLRHCGEGDLYGGNEPARTWFTAMKPIANNFGEVKLPPTDPRYVDGSPASRVPAVTGLDVDAARQRLKDAGFQVADQTNSVNSSAKSGEVVGTTPSGQTIPGSIITIQVSNGIPPAPPPPPEGVPPPIGSQVVEIPGLPPITIPLLAPPPPPGQPPP comes from the coding sequence ATGCCCGACCGCCCCCCGGCCGCCGTCACGCTTCTCAAGCTTGCGGGCTGCTGTTTATTGGCGAGTGTCGTCGCCACGGCACTGATGTTCCCACTGGCCGGTGGACTGGGCCTGATGTCCAATCGGGCCTCTGAAGTCGTCGCCAACGGCTCGGCCCAGCTTCTCCAGGGTGAGGTGCCGGCCGTGTCGACGATGGTCGACAAGAAAGGCAACGTCATCGCCTGGCTGTACTCGCAGCGCCGGTTCGAGGTGCCCACCGACAAGATCGCCAACACCATGAAGCTGGCGATCGTTTCGATCGAGGACAAGCGGTTCGCCGACCACAACGGGGTGGACTGGAAGGGCACCCTGACCGGGCTGGCCGGCTACGCGAGGGGTGACGTCGATACCCGGGGTGGTTCGACCATCGAACAGCAGTACGTAAAGAACTACCAGCTGCTGGTGACCGCCCGAACCGACGCGGAAAAACGCGCGGCCGTCGAAACCACGCCGGCGCGCAAGCTGCGTGAGATCCGGATGGCGCTCACGCTCGACAAGACCTTCACCAAACCCGAAATCCTGACCCGCTACCTCAACCTCGTCTCTTTCGGCAACAACTCGTTCGGCGTGCAGGACGCCGCGCAGACCTACTTCGGCATCAACTCGTCCGAGCTGAATTGGCAGCAGGCGGCGCTCCTGGCGGGCATAGTGCAATCGACCAGCACGCTCAACCCGTACACAAATCCGGACGGCGCCCTGGCCCGCCGGAACTTGGTGCTGGACACCATGATCGAGAACCTGCCGCAAGAGGCCGACGCCCTGCGCGCCGCCAAGGCCGCACCGCTGGGGATATTGCCCCAGCCCAACGAGCTGCCTCGGGGCTGCATCGCGGCAGGCGACCGCGCCTTCTTCTGCGACTACGTCCAGGAGTACCTGTCGCGCGCCGGGATCAGCAAGGAACAGGTGGCCAGGGGCGGCTATCTGATCCGCACCACGCTGGACCCGGACGTGCAGGTCCCGGTCAAGGCGGCCATCGACAAGTTCGCCAGCCCGACCCTGGGGGGCATCTCGAGCGTGATGAGCGTGATCGCGCCGGGCAGAGATTCCCACAAGGTGATGGCGATGGCCAGCAACCGCAAATACGGGCTCGACGTCGATGCCGGCGAAACCATGCGACCGCAGCCGTTCTCCCTGGTCGGCGACGGTGCGGGATCGGTCTTCAAAATCTTCACGACGGCCGCCGCGCTGGACATGGGCATGGGCATCAACGCCACGCTCGAGGTGCCGGGCCGATTCCAGGCCAAGGGCATGGGCAGCGGTGGGGCCAAGGGCTGCCCCAAGGACACCTGGTGCGTGATCAACGCCGGTAATTACCGGGGTTCGATGAATGTGACGGACGCGCTGGCCACCTCGCCCAACACCGCGTTCGCCAAGCTGATCCAGCAGGTCGGGGTGACGCGCACGGTGGACATGGCGATCAAGCTCGGCCTGCGGTCCTACGCCAACCCCGGCACCGCCCGCGACTACAACCCGGACAGCAACGAGAGCCTGGCCGACTTCGTCAAACGGCAAAACATCGGCTCGTTCACCCTCGGCCCGATCGAGGTGAACGCGCTAGAGCTGTCGAACGTGGCGGCCACCTTGGCCTCGGGCGGCGTGTGGTGCCCGCCGAACCCGATCGACAAGCTGTTCGACCGGCACGGCAATGAGGTCGCGGTGACCACCGAGACCTGCGATCAGGTGGTGCCCGAGGGTTTGGCGAACACGCTGGCCAACGCCATGAGCAAGGACGCCTTGGGCGGTGGCACGGCGGCGGGTTCGGCCTCCGCGGCCGGCTGGGACCTGCCGATGTCCGGCAAGACCGGCACCACCGAGGCGCACCGATCCTCCGGTTTTGTGGGCTTCACCAGCCACTACGCGGCGGCGAACTACATCTACGACGACTCACCGACGCCGACGGATTTGTGCTCCGCCCCGCTGCGCCATTGCGGCGAGGGTGACCTGTACGGCGGCAACGAGCCGGCACGCACCTGGTTCACCGCGATGAAACCCATCGCCAACAACTTCGGTGAGGTGAAGTTGCCGCCCACCGACCCCCGTTACGTCGACGGGTCGCCCGCCTCACGGGTGCCCGCCGTCACCGGATTGGATGTCGACGCGGCGCGTCAACGCCTGAAGGACGCGGGCTTCCAGGTCGCCGACCAAACCAACTCCGTCAACAGCAGCGCAAAGTCGGGTGAGGTGGTCGGAACGACACCCAGCGGCCAGACGATTCCGGGGTCGATCATCACGATCCAAGTCAGTAACGGCATCCCGCCGGCTCCGCCTCCGCCACCGGAAGGCGTCCCACCGCCGATCGGATCGCAGGTCGTGGAGATTCCGGGTCTGCCACCGATTACGATTCCGCTGCTGGCGCCCCCGCCGCCGCCCGGACAGCCGCCCCCGTAG
- a CDS encoding metallophosphoesterase — MAEVLPVLIRTGAAALGSTVAGIGYAALVERNAFVLREITMPVLTPGSTPLRVLHISDLHMRPNQHRKQAWLRELASWEPDLVVNTGDNLAHPKAVPAVVQTLGDLLSRPGVFVFGSNDYFGPRLKNPLNYVTNPSHRLRGEPLPWQDLRAAFTERGWLDLTHTRREFEVAGLHITAAGVDDPHINRDRYDAIAGPASPAANLRLGLTHSPEPRVLDRFAADGYQLVMAGHTHGGQVCMPFYGALVTNCGLDRSRAKGPSRWGANMQLHVSAGIGTSPFAPVRFCCRPEATLLTLIATPMGDRDSTSDLSRSQPTASVH; from the coding sequence ATGGCTGAAGTTTTGCCCGTCCTGATCCGCACCGGCGCCGCCGCGCTCGGCTCGACCGTCGCCGGCATCGGTTATGCCGCGCTCGTCGAGCGCAACGCGTTCGTCCTGCGCGAGATAACCATGCCCGTCTTGACGCCGGGCTCCACGCCGCTGCGGGTACTGCACATCAGCGATCTGCACATGCGGCCCAACCAGCACCGCAAACAGGCCTGGCTGCGCGAACTGGCCAGCTGGGAGCCAGATCTGGTGGTCAACACCGGCGACAACCTGGCGCACCCCAAGGCGGTGCCCGCGGTTGTGCAGACCCTGGGCGACCTGCTGTCGCGGCCGGGTGTGTTCGTGTTCGGCAGCAATGACTACTTCGGGCCGCGCCTGAAGAACCCGTTGAACTACGTGACCAACCCGTCGCACCGGCTCCGCGGCGAGCCGCTGCCCTGGCAGGACCTGCGGGCGGCGTTCACCGAACGCGGCTGGCTCGACCTCACCCACACCCGCCGCGAGTTCGAGGTGGCCGGCCTGCACATCACCGCCGCGGGCGTGGACGACCCGCACATCAACCGGGACCGCTACGACGCGATCGCGGGCCCGGCCAGCCCGGCCGCGAACCTGCGGCTGGGGCTGACCCATTCCCCGGAGCCGCGGGTGCTGGACCGGTTCGCCGCTGACGGCTACCAGCTGGTGATGGCCGGACACACCCACGGCGGGCAGGTGTGCATGCCGTTCTACGGCGCGCTGGTGACCAACTGCGGCCTGGACCGGTCCCGCGCGAAGGGACCGTCGCGTTGGGGCGCGAACATGCAGTTGCACGTCTCCGCCGGGATAGGCACCTCCCCGTTTGCGCCCGTGCGATTCTGCTGCAGGCCCGAAGCGACTCTGCTGACGTTGATCGCCACTCCGATGGGCGACCGGGATTCCACCAGCGACCTGAGCCGTTCGCAGCCAACCGCTTCGGTGCACTGA
- a CDS encoding restriction endonuclease, with amino-acid sequence MEKILGFVLLLFGFALPWYFTQQTTGSVPAGFSAGLGGLVLTLATLLWLSVRWDRYQVALQRRRDRRCATSDMAAIDQMSGVEFEGFVAAQLRTAGWSVTPTASTGDYGVDLIAKKDGTRMAVQCKRLTKAVGVAAVQQVVSGALHHGCNQTVVVTNRAFTKAARQLATTHRCRLVGRAELRIWAGAAPSVVPPRRRRFSTHYQPRRI; translated from the coding sequence ATGGAGAAGATACTCGGGTTCGTCCTGCTCTTGTTCGGGTTCGCTCTCCCTTGGTATTTCACCCAGCAGACCACCGGTAGCGTGCCGGCGGGCTTTTCGGCCGGGCTCGGCGGCCTGGTCCTGACGCTGGCCACCCTGTTGTGGCTTTCTGTTCGATGGGACCGCTATCAAGTCGCGCTGCAGCGAAGGCGCGATCGTCGATGTGCGACTTCCGACATGGCGGCCATCGACCAGATGTCGGGTGTCGAGTTTGAAGGATTCGTTGCGGCACAGCTTCGCACCGCGGGTTGGAGCGTCACCCCCACCGCAAGCACCGGCGACTACGGGGTAGATCTAATCGCCAAAAAAGACGGCACCCGCATGGCGGTCCAATGTAAGCGGCTGACAAAGGCTGTCGGCGTGGCCGCGGTGCAGCAGGTCGTTTCCGGAGCACTGCACCACGGTTGTAATCAGACGGTCGTGGTGACAAACCGAGCGTTCACAAAGGCGGCTCGCCAGTTGGCGACCACCCACCGTTGCCGCCTCGTCGGGCGGGCGGAATTGCGAATTTGGGCGGGCGCCGCGCCCAGCGTCGTTCCGCCGAGACGGCGGCGCTTCTCCACGCACTATCAGCCGAGGCGCATCTAA
- a CDS encoding DUF4193 domain-containing protein, translated as MATSSDYDARRAPDVEAQDTSGLRELAPTLSGSSTAVVDEDLYDALFFELPGADLSGEELSVTVIPQRADEFTCSSCFLVQHRSRLRSSSSGLPICADCA; from the coding sequence ATGGCGACCTCAAGTGATTACGACGCACGCCGCGCGCCCGACGTCGAGGCCCAGGACACGTCCGGTCTGCGCGAGCTAGCGCCCACCCTGTCCGGCTCGTCCACCGCGGTTGTCGACGAGGACCTTTACGATGCGCTCTTTTTCGAGCTGCCCGGCGCGGACCTGTCCGGCGAAGAACTGTCGGTGACGGTGATTCCCCAGCGGGCCGACGAGTTCACCTGTTCGAGCTGCTTCCTGGTGCAGCACCGCAGCAGGTTGCGCAGCTCCAGCTCCGGACTTCCGATTTGCGCGGACTGCGCCTGA
- a CDS encoding HAD family hydrolase — MGPLKPARGAPAALFDVDGTLVDSNYLHVYAWQRAFDDEGMSVAAWKIHRCIGMDGSALVRTLSDDAPAKVQNRLSDGHSRYYRDTTPLLAPLPGARALLRRVAGLGLQVVLASSAPDDELQSLLKALDCDDVISVSTSSRDVDTAKPEPGIVRVALDRAGVDAEHAVFVGDAVWDAHAAAGAELPCIGLLSGGISGAELQAAGASPIFADPQDLLDHLESTRIAALAPHR; from the coding sequence GTGGGTCCGCTGAAACCCGCCCGCGGCGCCCCCGCCGCCCTATTCGACGTGGACGGAACCCTGGTCGATTCCAACTACCTGCACGTCTACGCCTGGCAACGCGCCTTCGACGACGAGGGCATGTCCGTCGCCGCCTGGAAGATCCACCGCTGCATCGGCATGGACGGCTCGGCGTTGGTGCGCACCTTGTCCGATGACGCCCCGGCGAAGGTGCAAAACCGGCTCAGCGACGGGCACAGCCGCTATTACCGCGACACCACGCCGCTACTGGCGCCGCTACCCGGTGCCCGCGCGTTGCTGCGCCGCGTCGCCGGTCTCGGACTGCAGGTCGTGCTCGCCAGTTCGGCGCCCGACGACGAACTCCAGTCCCTGCTCAAGGCGCTCGACTGCGACGACGTCATCTCGGTGTCGACGTCGTCGCGCGACGTCGACACCGCCAAGCCCGAACCCGGCATCGTGCGGGTCGCCCTGGACCGGGCCGGTGTGGACGCGGAGCATGCCGTGTTCGTCGGCGACGCCGTGTGGGATGCGCACGCCGCGGCGGGCGCGGAATTGCCGTGCATCGGCCTGTTGAGCGGCGGCATCTCCGGCGCGGAATTGCAAGCCGCCGGCGCGTCACCGATCTTCGCGGATCCGCAGGACCTGCTCGACCATCTGGAATCCACCCGCATCGCGGCGCTGGCGCCCCACCGCTGA
- a CDS encoding DUF6328 family protein, which yields MDADHPEGDQRWDRNQRGETEIERLDRNWNSLLQELRVVQTGVQLLTGFLLTLPFQQRFDVLDEDMRDVYLATVACSVVATVLLVAPVGIHRLLFRRHRLQVLVSAAHRCAYAGLALLGLALTGVTVVVFVAVAGRDAGLVAGAGALAMFAFFWWALPLLLRTHGK from the coding sequence ATGGATGCCGATCATCCCGAAGGCGACCAGCGGTGGGATCGCAACCAGCGCGGCGAAACCGAAATCGAACGGCTGGACCGTAATTGGAACAGCCTGCTGCAGGAGCTGCGGGTCGTGCAGACCGGGGTGCAGCTGCTCACCGGGTTCCTGTTGACGTTGCCGTTCCAACAGCGTTTCGACGTTCTCGACGAAGACATGCGGGACGTATACCTGGCGACGGTGGCTTGTTCGGTGGTCGCGACGGTGCTGCTGGTCGCCCCGGTCGGGATTCACCGGCTGCTGTTCAGGCGGCATCGCCTTCAAGTGCTGGTGTCGGCCGCGCACCGGTGCGCCTACGCCGGGCTGGCGCTGCTCGGTCTGGCGCTGACCGGGGTGACGGTCGTCGTTTTCGTCGCGGTGGCGGGGCGCGACGCGGGGTTGGTAGCGGGAGCGGGTGCGCTGGCGATGTTCGCGTTCTTTTGGTGGGCGCTACCGCTGTTGCTGCGCACCCATGGGAAGTAG
- a CDS encoding STAS domain-containing protein has product MSAPDSITTLVEDHDGVSVVSVSGEIDLVTAPALEQAIGAVVADGPTALVIDLSAVEFLGSVGLKILAATYEKLGKSTEFGVVARGPATRRPIHLTGLDKTFPLYPTLDDALTAVRDGKLNG; this is encoded by the coding sequence TTGTCAGCTCCCGATTCGATTACCACGTTGGTCGAGGACCACGATGGGGTCTCCGTGGTCAGTGTCAGCGGCGAAATCGATCTGGTCACCGCCCCGGCCCTGGAACAGGCCATCGGTGCGGTGGTGGCTGACGGCCCCACGGCGCTGGTCATCGACCTGTCCGCGGTCGAGTTTCTCGGCTCGGTGGGGCTGAAGATCCTCGCGGCGACGTACGAGAAACTCGGCAAGTCCACCGAGTTCGGCGTCGTTGCGCGCGGCCCGGCGACCAGGAGGCCGATCCACCTGACCGGTCTGGACAAGACCTTCCCGCTTTACCCGACGCTCGACGACGCGTTGACCGCCGTCCGCGACGGCAAGCTCAACGGCTAA
- a CDS encoding STAS domain-containing protein, with protein sequence MSDSPSDFGSVNTAAQTVSNSSEGLLPQLVQHLRQNRTILREEWARRITEAELLTAMTSEEIFSEATAVYDNYVEVLETGSVEALQDYARDLSERIIPRGVETDEVVGIVLLLRDVLARSLFEKYQTDFEMLTRVLDAYEPAANRIANTVAVSFVQERERIIRQQQEAIRELSTPVLQVREQLLILPIIGVLDSQRARQVTEQLLRAIRANRAKVVVIDITGVPTIDSTVANHLVQTVDASGLMGASVIITGLSSEIALTLVTIGLDLSKMNAVGDLQGGIEEAERLLGYEVTRAGELTG encoded by the coding sequence ATGTCAGATTCGCCGTCCGATTTCGGCAGCGTCAACACCGCCGCGCAGACAGTCAGCAATTCCAGCGAGGGCCTGCTGCCGCAACTGGTGCAGCACCTGCGGCAGAACCGGACCATTTTGCGCGAGGAGTGGGCCCGCCGGATCACCGAGGCCGAACTGCTCACCGCGATGACGTCGGAGGAGATCTTCTCCGAAGCGACCGCCGTCTACGACAACTACGTGGAGGTGCTCGAGACCGGTAGCGTCGAGGCGCTGCAGGACTACGCGCGCGACCTGTCGGAACGCATCATCCCGCGGGGCGTGGAGACCGACGAGGTCGTCGGCATCGTGCTGCTGCTGCGCGACGTGCTGGCACGCTCCCTGTTCGAGAAGTACCAGACCGACTTCGAGATGCTCACCCGCGTGCTGGACGCCTACGAGCCGGCGGCCAACCGCATCGCCAATACGGTGGCCGTCAGCTTCGTGCAGGAACGCGAGCGCATCATCCGCCAGCAGCAGGAGGCCATCCGCGAGCTGTCGACGCCGGTGCTGCAGGTGCGCGAGCAGCTGCTGATCCTGCCGATCATCGGGGTGCTCGACAGTCAGCGCGCCCGCCAGGTCACCGAGCAGCTGCTGCGGGCCATCCGCGCGAACCGCGCCAAAGTCGTGGTCATCGACATCACCGGTGTGCCCACCATCGACTCCACGGTGGCAAACCACCTGGTGCAGACGGTCGACGCGTCGGGGTTGATGGGCGCGAGCGTAATCATCACCGGCCTGTCCTCCGAGATCGCCCTGACGCTGGTGACGATCGGGCTGGACCTGTCGAAGATGAACGCCGTCGGCGACCTGCAGGGCGGTATCGAAGAAGCCGAGCGCCTGCTCGGCTACGAGGTCACTCGCGCCGGCGAGCTGACCGGGTAA
- a CDS encoding STAS domain-containing protein, whose translation MPVPILKQGAILIASVQAALTDSDAERLRHDLMERVSRFRAQGIIVDVTAIDVMDSFAARSLRTIAHMTRLRGANTVIVGLQPEVAFAMVQLGLAFDDMNTALDLEEGLALLNRQRGVGKSTIGRDGGG comes from the coding sequence ATGCCAGTACCCATCCTGAAACAGGGCGCAATCCTCATCGCCTCGGTGCAAGCCGCGCTCACCGACTCCGACGCCGAACGCCTCCGCCACGACCTCATGGAGCGGGTCAGCCGGTTCCGCGCCCAGGGCATCATCGTCGACGTCACCGCCATCGATGTGATGGATTCGTTCGCCGCCCGATCGCTGCGGACCATCGCACACATGACCCGGCTGCGCGGCGCGAACACCGTGATCGTGGGCCTGCAGCCGGAGGTGGCCTTTGCGATGGTCCAACTCGGTTTGGCGTTCGACGACATGAACACGGCACTGGACCTCGAAGAGGGCCTTGCCCTGCTGAATCGTCAACGGGGAGTAGGGAAATCGACGATCGGGCGCGACGGTGGCGGATGA
- a CDS encoding anti-sigma regulatory factor, translating into MADDPQILVVDIDNPDDIVAARKAGHQLALDLGFSLTDVTMIATAISEIARNITSYAGHGAVHVAVADREGRKALVVRAEDDGPGIADIERAMEDGYSTGRGLGMGLPGARRLMDRLVVESALGRGTVIEMWKWVPARA; encoded by the coding sequence GTGGCGGATGACCCGCAAATTCTGGTCGTCGATATCGATAACCCCGACGACATCGTCGCTGCCCGTAAAGCAGGACATCAGCTCGCACTTGATCTCGGATTCTCGCTGACCGACGTCACCATGATCGCCACGGCGATCTCCGAGATCGCACGAAACATCACCAGCTACGCGGGCCACGGCGCCGTGCACGTCGCGGTGGCCGACCGGGAGGGCCGCAAGGCGCTGGTGGTGCGCGCGGAGGACGACGGCCCCGGCATCGCCGACATCGAGCGCGCGATGGAGGACGGGTACTCGACCGGGCGCGGGCTGGGGATGGGCCTGCCCGGTGCCCGCCGGCTGATGGACCGCCTGGTCGTGGAGTCCGCGCTCGGCCGCGGAACGGTCATCGAAATGTGGAAATGGGTTCCGGCTCGTGCATGA